Proteins found in one Osmerus mordax isolate fOsmMor3 chromosome 20, fOsmMor3.pri, whole genome shotgun sequence genomic segment:
- the stbd1 gene encoding uncharacterized protein stbd1: MAIKKSKTVALEGRGDLTSLFSLMGRYAPAAALTVFAMLSLWAAFIIYRTISSRRRKAGSNVLVTEKDAVNPEGITPIEEETESSVESTEPSDEGLPEMMCSKSESNLMETNRSSDASEDDDADWLPLEENDPGFLPEHNSEPPERCPRPNQAIHNSDQQEPASDCSLSGKTNETGCLSRMEVQCQSQHSLKEFSLCWRCESTDTEEPGIHHPHALDKGEPEEGPDHLPELENGDGDLEGLQHGQVYVNQEVEISSHELTAKEKAWKTGAIVEDGSPHIPHVNRDQLMHLCVEYVKQCEVLDAYLPDECVNDPISQHIDWPEVVIGPQEPLVDQPRLKDKPYESLEEDPNQDSLHVNVIDQLNQLLEESDRNSLVQLSAPMEVHNGLIDEMGEQIFEPRVTGFNNQLSELTEARVTVTSMVDQFMEPTRGRNPLVVFEKVEMVKSLDTEEEVCYEKTEINIMEATMDNNEWMTVDITEETMRIVPLMTNSPLAALPARKCLQGDEQDTNNMPGDMNDPGSTDGDEGNKKVLVVQPLPQMIHVRFSVHYLTTSPCQVLAVTGDQKELGSWKSYVPLERAKDGFWANSVSLPADSQVEWKFVLVEDGWVKRWEECSNRHLETGHGQDVHVRKWWGYL; the protein is encoded by the exons ATGGCTATCAAGAAGAGTAAAACGGTCGCTCTTGAAGGACGCGGTGATTTGACTTCATTATTTTCTTTGATGGGAAGGTATGCTCCGGCAGCggctttgactgtttttgcCATGTTGTCCTTATGGGCTGCATTCATCATATACAGAACCATAAGCAGTAGAAGAAGAAAGGCTGGTAGCAACGTGCTTGTAACGGAGAAAGACGCAGTAAACCCAGAAGGGATAACACCGATAGAAGAGGAAACCGAGTCGAGTGTGGAGTCAACAG AGCCCAGTGATGAGGGGCTGCCAGAGATGATGTGTAGCAAAAGTGAAAGCAATCTTATGgagaccaataggagtagtgaTGCCTCAGAAGATGACGATGCTGATTggctgccccttgaagagaatGATCCTGGCTTTTTACCTGAACACAACAGTGAACCGCCAGAGAGGTGTCCTAGACCTAACCAGGCTATCCATAATTCAGACCAACAGGAGCCAGCCAGTGACTGTTCCTTAAGTGGCAAGACCAATGAAACTGGATGTCTATCCAGGATGGAAGTGCAGTGTCAATCTCAGCACAGTCTGAAAGAGTTTAGCCTGTGTTGGCGTTGTGAAAGTACTGACACAGAGGAGCCAGGAATACACCATCCCCATGCTTTAGACAAAGGAGAGCCGGAGGAAGGACCTGATCATCTCCCAGAGCTGGAGAATGGCGACGGTGATCTCGAAGGACTTCAACATGGCCAGGTATATGTGAATCAGGAAGTGGAGATTTCCAGTCATGAGTTGACGGCAAAGGAGAAGGCCTGGAAGACTGGTGCCATTGTGGAGGATGGTAGTCCCCATATTCCACATGTCAACAGAGACCAGCTTATGCATTTATGTGTGGAATATGTTAAACAATGTGAAGTGTTAGATGCGTACTTGCCTGATGAGTGTGTCAACGACCCAATAAGTCAACACATTGATTGGCCTGAGGTGGTGATTGGCCCCCAAGAACCACTGGTTGACCAACCACGACTGAAGGACAAGCCATATGAAAGTCTGGAAGAAGATCCCAACCAGGACAGTCTTCATGTCAATGTGATCGATCAACTGAACCAGCTCTTGGAAGAAAGTGATAGAAATAGTCTTGTTCAGTTGAGTGCGCCAATGGAGGTTCATAATGGTCTTATTGATGAAATGGGTGAGCAGATATTTGAGCCTAGAGTGACCGGTTTTAACAATCAACTGAGTGAGCTGACAGAGGCTAGAGTTACAGTTACCAGTATGGTTGATCAATTTATGGAACCAACAAGGGGGAGAAATCCTCTTGTGGTGTTTGAGAAAGTAGAGATGGTTAAGAGCTTGGATACCGAGGAAGAGGTATGTTATGAGAAGACGGAGATCAACATCATGGAGGCCACAATGGATAACAATGAATGGATGACTGTCGACATCACAGAGGAGACCATGAGGATAGTCCCTTTAATGACCAACTCGCCCTTGGCAGCCCTACCTGCGAGGAAATGCCTTCAAGGAGATGAACAGGACACCAATAATATGCCAGGGGATATGAATGACCCGGGTTCAACCGATGGAGACGAAGGGAATAAGAAGGTTCTGGTTGTTCAGCCCCTCCCCCAAATGATCCACGTGCGCTTCAGTGTGCACTACCTCACCACATCCCCTTGCCAAGTCCTGGCCGTGACGGGCGACCAGAAGGAGCTAGGGAGCTGGAAGAGCTATGTTCCACTGGAGAGGGCCAAGGATGGGTTCTGGGCCAACTCAGTCAGCCTGCCTGCGGACAGCCAGGTGGAGTGGAAGTTCGTCCTTGTGGAGGATGGTTGGGTCAAACGATGGGAGGAATGCAGCAATCGCCACCTGGAGACAGGCCATGGGCAAGACGTTCATGTTCGCAAGTGGTGGGGCTACCTCTGA
- the scarb2c gene encoding lysosome membrane protein 2c: MSMKFCCIYSVGFISILLLITGISLVLAEVFQNVLYSRIEKEIVLRNGTEAFDAWENPPPPVYMQFYFFNLTNPLEVLDGDRPAVVEIGPYTYREYRPMENITFLENGTKVSAVNTKTYIFEANMSIGLESDLMRTVNIPALTVMEKFKNNSIIANLIMAYMKSNNIGLFSTHTVGELLWGYEDGLLKALKLFQPDLDDVFGLFYKTNATNDGEYVFRTGQQDYRDFAKVEQWKGQSSLPWWSTYECNMINGTNGASFHPVITKNETLYMFSSDLCRSLFATFEEEVSVRGLPGYRFVPPSRVFASPTVNPDNAGFCVPQGKCLSSGLLNVSVCKQGAPIIMSSPHFYQADEKYINGVFGMYPNKERHQTTIDVNPLTGVILQAAKRLQVNVFVEKISAFSQTGNVGTVVFPVLFLNESVVIDEESAKKVQVVVTLGNVLVNVPFMLIGVGILLGAIFMMLMCRQQVPKSTPAERQPLLGSS; the protein is encoded by the exons ATGTCAATGAAATTTTGCTGCATTTACAGTGTCGGATTCATTTCCATTCTACTTTTAATAACAGGAATTTCTTTAGTATTGGCAGAGGTTTTCCAAAATGTATTGTACTCGAGAATCGAAAAG GAAATCGTGCTGAGAAATGGAACTGAGGCGTTCGATGCGTGGGaaaacccccctcctcctgtctacaTGCAGTTCTACTTCTTTAATTTGACCAATCCGTTAGAGGTGCTTGATGGAGACAGGCCTGCTGTGGTTGAGATAGGACCCTACACATACAG GGAGTATCGGCCCATGGAGAACATTACCTTTCTCGAGAACGGGACGAAAGTATCGGCTGTGAATACAAAGACCTACATATTTGAGGCCAACATGTCCATAGGCCTAGAAAGTGACTTAATGAGGACAGTGAACATCCCAGCGTTG ACCGTCATGGAGAAATTCAAGAATAATTCGATCATAGCCAATCTCATCATGGCGTACATGAAGTCCAATAATATTGGACTgttcagcacacacactgttggagAGCTACTGTGGGGATATGAGGATGGATTGCTCAAGGCTCTCAAATTGTTCCAGCCTGATTTAGATGATGTGTTTGGCCTCTTCTACAAG ACAAACGCGACCAATGACGGGGAGTATGTTTTCCGGACTGGCCAACAGGATTATAGGGACTTTGCCAAGGTGGAGCAGTGGAAAGGTCAAAG CTCTCTGCCGTGGTGGTCCACGTACGAGTGCAACATGATCAACGGCACCAACGGTGCCtccttccatcctgtcatcaCCAAGAACGAGACGCTCTACATGTTCTCGTCGGACCTCTGCAG GTCTCTGTTTGCCACGTtcgaggaggaggtgagtgtgagGGGCCTCCCCGGCTACCGGTTCGTGCCACCCAGCCGGGTGTTTGCCAGCCCAACGGTGAACCCTGACAACGCAGGCTTTTGTGTGCCCCAGGGGAAATGTCTGTCCTCGGGTCTGCTCAACGTCAGTGTCTGCAAGCAGG GGGCGCCTATTATCATGTCGTCGCCACATTTCTACCAGGCAGATGAGAAGTACATCAACGGTGTCTTTGGGATGTATCCTAACAAGGAGCGGCATCAGACCACTATCGACGTGAACCCA CTCACAGGTGTGATCCTACAGGCGGCCAAACGACTCCAGGTCAACGTCTTCGTTGAGAAAATCAGCGCGTTCAG CCAAACCGGAAATGTCGGAACAGTGGTGTTTCCTGTGCTGTTTCTCAATGAG AGTGTTGTCATCGACGAGGAGTCCGCTAAAAAGGTGCAGGTGGTGGTCACTCTGGGCAACGTGTTGGTCAACGTCCCCTTCATGCTGATTGGCGTGGGGATCCTCCTCGGGGCCATTTTCATGATGCTGATGTGTCGTCAGCAAGTCCCCAAG AGCACCCCTGCTGAGCGCCAGCCTCTGCTTGGTTCATCCTAG
- the LOC136964194 gene encoding liver-expressed antimicrobial peptide 2-like yields the protein MTTAQHQLLVWFVLLSLVCTIEVRAAPLLGEWSTAGLVHRAKRSLLWRWNTLKPVGASCREPSECGTKYCRRNVCSFRVFSS from the exons ATGACTACAGCCCAGCACCAGTTACTAGTATGGTTTGTTCTCCTGAGTCTGGTCTGCACCATTGAG GTGCGGGCCGCTCCATTACTGGGGGAGTGGTCCACGGCTGGTCTCGTCCACCGGGCCAAACGTTCTTTGCTGTGGAGATGGAACACCCTGAAGCCTGTTGGAGCCAGCTGCAGGGAGCCCTCTGAGTGCGGAACCAAATACTGCAG GAGAAATGTCTGCAGTTTTCGTGTCTTTTCCTCTTAA